In a single window of the Jaculus jaculus isolate mJacJac1 chromosome 9, mJacJac1.mat.Y.cur, whole genome shotgun sequence genome:
- the LOC123463372 gene encoding 40S ribosomal protein S15a-like, translating into MLKKEAKGRQVLIRPCSKVIIRFRTVIVKHGHTGEFEITDDHRAGKIAVSLTGRLDKCGVLSPRSDVQLKDSEKWQNNLLPSRQFGFIVLTTSAGIMDHEEAR; encoded by the coding sequence ATGCTGAAAAAAGAGGCCAAAGGACGTCAGGTCCTTATTAGGCCATGCTCCAAAGTCATCATCCGGTTTCGAACAGTGATTGTGAAGCATGGTCACACTGGTGAGTTTGAAATCACTGATGACCACAGAGCTGGAAAAATTGCTGTGAGTCTCACAGGCAGATTAGACAAGTGTGGAGTGCTCAGCCCCAGATCTGATGTACAGCTCAAAGACTCGGAAAAATGGCAGAATAATTTGCTTCCATCCCGTCAGTTTGGTTTCATTGTATTGACAACCTCAGCAGGCATTATGGACCATGAAGAAGCAAGATGA